CCTTGGAATAGAAGGGGTTTACCTCCTGGGTGTCGGTATAACCCAGATGTTTGAAAAACTGGCACTACTGCATGGATTTCAAAATCACTGAGCCTACGGAACAACTCTTGTCCTGTCAATGACGTCTCTGATTGTTGTCCTTAATGTTTCTGCCGAGACGGGTTTCATAAGAAAGGCGGATATACCTGTCTCCCTTGCCTTCTTTTCATCCAACAGAGAGCTATGCCCGGTACAGATAATAATTGGAATATCACTGCGAATTGCCTTTATTTTTTCAGCGAACTCAGCACCTGTCATCTGCGGCATGGTCATGTCCGAAATGATTAGATCAAAAAAATCGGGATTATCTTCAAACAATTCCAAAGCCTGCACGGGATCCGTTGTGCCCGTAACACTGTAACCCGATTTCTGGAGAACTCTTTCAGATATATCCAGAAGGGGTTTTTCATCATCCACAAACAATATTTTTTCGTGACCATCAGCTCGAGGTTTATATTCACCGACCGCATTCTCAGGTGTGCCTGCCTCAGTAAAAGGAAAATAAACACACACGGTTGTTCCAATGTTTGGTGTACTCTCAATCTCTATACCGGCATTGTGGTTTTTGAGAATTCCATGCACCACTGCCAGCCCCATTCCTGTACCCTTGCCAACCTCTTTAGTTGTAAAATATGGATCGAATATTTTGTCCTGCAGTTTTGGATCAATACCGACCCCGCTGTCCTTTACTTTGAGCAGAAGATACTCTCCCGATTTCAGTTTATTCAGGTTGTCAACCGGTCTTTCCAGGAATGATACTTCCTCTAGAGATACCTCAATAACCCCCTTTTCATTAACAATCGCCTGTGCTGCATTGGTACATAAGTTGATAACAACCTGGTGAATCTGGGTTGCATCAGCAAGAATTGCATGGGATGAAATGGGTATGAAATCTCTGATTTCTATCGTTGCGGGCATGGAAGACCGAAGCAGTTTCAAAGATTCCCTGATTACCGGAGAAATGTCGATCGGTTTCAACTCCTCCTTGCTTTTACGACTGTAGCTCAAGAGCTGTTTCACTACTTCCCTGGCTCTGAAGCTGGCTGTTTTTATTTCCTGTATATACTTATATGCAGGGTTCCAGACCGGGATGTCTTCCATAGCAAGTTCAGTATTACCAATAATTATACCGAGTATATTATTGAAATCGTGAGCAATGCCACCAGTCAATGTGCCGATGGATTCCATCTTATGCGACTGTCTGAGATCTTCCTCCATTTTTTTAAAATCGGTAATATCCGTTGCAATCTGCAATTTCACGACCTTGCCATCGTTCCAGTGAATGGCACGGTCATAATTCATATACCATCTGCCTGTCACCGGATTTTTACCCTGCCAGATCTGCACACCGGACGGATTGCCCGCCTCATCAACAAGTTTTTCATTTGTACAGTGAGAACATGGTCTCTCTTCGTTTCGAAAAGCTTCCCAGCATATCTCACCTTTCAGATCCCGGCCAAAACTTTTCATCATGCATTTATTAACAAAAAGTATTTCATAGGTCTGCAGATCGGACACATAGATAGTTGCGTCAATACTGTCCAATACGGAAAGAAGTGTTTCCCGGGATATTTTCAAAGCAGATTCCGCTTGAATTCTCTCTTCTATTTCTCTGCTGAGTTCCCTGTTTTTTTCCTTCAGCTGCTCTTCGACTTCAGTCCTTTTGGCCAGTTCTTCATTTATCCGTTTTGTTCGACCATTTAATGAATCAATCAGAAGTAGAATTTCATCGGCTCTTCCCTCCGGCCTCGGAATAAAAATGCCAGCCTCACTTTCTGCCCGGGATTCACTTTCTGTAAATTTGACAATATTCAACAGACGATTCAACACACTTCTATAGAACAGAAGATATGATGATAAGAAAATTATGGTGACCAGTACACCATTAATAACAAATACATCAATCCATCTGCCCGCCAGAGTTTTATAAAATCCGGGCAGATATCCGCCGACCCGGACCCGGCCTATGAGATTAATTTTATTGT
The DNA window shown above is from Desulfomarina profundi and carries:
- a CDS encoding response regulator; protein product: MNFLSLKYKLLFFSILLSIILTAVVSVFEINIDIRSYRKNLNAELNHFEHSHRQYLSNKIWAMEYDSIEAFAEDQTTGRFIDTITITDLRGNTIARSRKPDAKGNLIDRQFPLTYFHNNKINLIGRVRVGGYLPGFYKTLAGRWIDVFVINGVLVTIIFLSSYLLFYRSVLNRLLNIVKFTESESRAESEAGIFIPRPEGRADEILLLIDSLNGRTKRINEELAKRTEVEEQLKEKNRELSREIEERIQAESALKISRETLLSVLDSIDATIYVSDLQTYEILFVNKCMMKSFGRDLKGEICWEAFRNEERPCSHCTNEKLVDEAGNPSGVQIWQGKNPVTGRWYMNYDRAIHWNDGKVVKLQIATDITDFKKMEEDLRQSHKMESIGTLTGGIAHDFNNILGIIIGNTELAMEDIPVWNPAYKYIQEIKTASFRAREVVKQLLSYSRKSKEELKPIDISPVIRESLKLLRSSMPATIEIRDFIPISSHAILADATQIHQVVINLCTNAAQAIVNEKGVIEVSLEEVSFLERPVDNLNKLKSGEYLLLKVKDSGVGIDPKLQDKIFDPYFTTKEVGKGTGMGLAVVHGILKNHNAGIEIESTPNIGTTVCVYFPFTEAGTPENAVGEYKPRADGHEKILFVDDEKPLLDISERVLQKSGYSVTGTTDPVQALELFEDNPDFFDLIISDMTMPQMTGAEFAEKIKAIRSDIPIIICTGHSSLLDEKKARETGISAFLMKPVSAETLRTTIRDVIDRTRVVP